In Populus nigra chromosome 1, ddPopNigr1.1, whole genome shotgun sequence, one genomic interval encodes:
- the LOC133696722 gene encoding protein BCCIP homolog isoform X2, with protein MPRKPTRRRRSLIARPLTFAPFSRSLAHLHSTFMPKHQMLGSKVPGSPTHNEVVKKTSKEKIEQSESSEEEEFGGEVQADFAFFDPKPEDFHGVKILLQSYLDNTEWDLSGFVDLILEQTTVGTVVKIEDDEDNGLFSVVSALNLGRYKDHKCIADLKEYLLKLCLEKSIKGDLRVLLGEQAPNVGLLVSRRVVNLPPQLLPPLYDALFDEISWATEDEPTEELRNSFCFNSYVLVSKMYKHKNADKKNRLSSDSEEAIIYVNPEDEIFHKLSLWSFNFPFHAEQVTARELKNYRPMGLVMAVEADKISTFREQLRSLIDEP; from the exons ATGCCAAGAAAGCCAACAAGGCGTCGTAGATCATTGATAGCTAGGCCCTTGACCTTTGCTCCGTTTTCGCGTTCACTTGCTCATCTTCATTCTACATTCATGCCAAAGCATCAAATGCTTGGCAGTAAAGTCCCTGGGTCTCCCACCCACAATGAAG TGGTTAAGAAGACTTCAAAGGAAAAGATTGAGCAGTCCGAGTCTTCTGAGGAAGAAGAGTTTGgg GGAGAGGTCCAAGCAGACTTTGCATTCTTTGATCCAAAACCTGAAGACTTTCATGGAGTGAAGATCTTGCTGCAATCCTACCTTGATAATACGGAATGGGATTTGAGTGGTTTTGTAGACTTGATATTGGAACAGACCACAGTAGGGACGGTTGTTAAAATTGAGGATGATGAAGATAATGGACTTTTCTCTGTTGTTTCTGCCCTTAACTTGGGGAGATATAAG GATCATAAATGTATTGCAGATCTCAAGGAGTACCTGCTCAAACTATGCCTGGAGAAAAGCATAAAAGGAGATCTGAGAGTTCTTTTGGGAGAACAAGCACCTAATGTGGGTCTTTTGGTCTCTCGGCGAGTTGTTAATCTTCCACCCCAGCTTTTGCCACCTCTTTATGATGCTCTGTTTGATGAAATCTCTTGGGCTACAGAAGATGAG CCAACAGAGGAGCTCCGGAATTCCTTCTGTTTTAATTCCTATGTACTAGTTAGCAAAATGTACAAG CACAAGAATGCAGACAAGAAAAACAGGCTAAGTAGTGATAGTGAGGAAGCAATTATATATGTGAATCCTGAAGATGAAATTTTTCACAAG CTCAGCTTGTGGTCCTTCAACTTTCCTTTTCATGCTGAGCAGGTTACAGCTCGTGAG CTAAAAAACTACCGGCCAATGGGATTAGTAATGGCTGTTGAGGCAGATAAAATTTCTACATTCCGAGAGCAGCTTCGTTCATTGATTGATGAGCCATAA
- the LOC133696722 gene encoding protein BCCIP homolog isoform X1: MPRKPTRRRRSLIARPLTFAPFSRSLAHLHSTFMPKHQMLGSKVPGSPTHNEGGAVVKKTSKEKIEQSESSEEEEFGGEVQADFAFFDPKPEDFHGVKILLQSYLDNTEWDLSGFVDLILEQTTVGTVVKIEDDEDNGLFSVVSALNLGRYKDHKCIADLKEYLLKLCLEKSIKGDLRVLLGEQAPNVGLLVSRRVVNLPPQLLPPLYDALFDEISWATEDEPTEELRNSFCFNSYVLVSKMYKHKNADKKNRLSSDSEEAIIYVNPEDEIFHKLSLWSFNFPFHAEQVTARELKNYRPMGLVMAVEADKISTFREQLRSLIDEP, from the exons ATGCCAAGAAAGCCAACAAGGCGTCGTAGATCATTGATAGCTAGGCCCTTGACCTTTGCTCCGTTTTCGCGTTCACTTGCTCATCTTCATTCTACATTCATGCCAAAGCATCAAATGCTTGGCAGTAAAGTCCCTGGGTCTCCCACCCACAATGAAG GTGGTGCAGTGGTTAAGAAGACTTCAAAGGAAAAGATTGAGCAGTCCGAGTCTTCTGAGGAAGAAGAGTTTGgg GGAGAGGTCCAAGCAGACTTTGCATTCTTTGATCCAAAACCTGAAGACTTTCATGGAGTGAAGATCTTGCTGCAATCCTACCTTGATAATACGGAATGGGATTTGAGTGGTTTTGTAGACTTGATATTGGAACAGACCACAGTAGGGACGGTTGTTAAAATTGAGGATGATGAAGATAATGGACTTTTCTCTGTTGTTTCTGCCCTTAACTTGGGGAGATATAAG GATCATAAATGTATTGCAGATCTCAAGGAGTACCTGCTCAAACTATGCCTGGAGAAAAGCATAAAAGGAGATCTGAGAGTTCTTTTGGGAGAACAAGCACCTAATGTGGGTCTTTTGGTCTCTCGGCGAGTTGTTAATCTTCCACCCCAGCTTTTGCCACCTCTTTATGATGCTCTGTTTGATGAAATCTCTTGGGCTACAGAAGATGAG CCAACAGAGGAGCTCCGGAATTCCTTCTGTTTTAATTCCTATGTACTAGTTAGCAAAATGTACAAG CACAAGAATGCAGACAAGAAAAACAGGCTAAGTAGTGATAGTGAGGAAGCAATTATATATGTGAATCCTGAAGATGAAATTTTTCACAAG CTCAGCTTGTGGTCCTTCAACTTTCCTTTTCATGCTGAGCAGGTTACAGCTCGTGAG CTAAAAAACTACCGGCCAATGGGATTAGTAATGGCTGTTGAGGCAGATAAAATTTCTACATTCCGAGAGCAGCTTCGTTCATTGATTGATGAGCCATAA
- the LOC133690523 gene encoding twinkle homolog protein, chloroplastic/mitochondrial: MLAFAIHKPHVNLNKKLAFLSSFHYYMGSKFLLKPTTSTIPTPLPLLPSSNKQQYRTFKRLSPVFCSSKPTSKFNRSLLTQTNGLPFSPLAAPVYGLDPEVKKSKLEILRFKLAEVGIELDHFAPGQYNALTCPMCKGGGSKEKSFSLFISADGGNASWNCFRAKCGWNGGTKPFAGSKSTYGTSLKLSKVKEIREITEQSLELEPLCDELVCYFKERLISAETLARNQVMQKGYGDRGQVAIAFTYRRNGVLVSCKYRDINKRFWQEKDTKKVFYGLDDIKGADEIIIVEGEMDKLAMEEAGFRNCVSVPDGAPPSVSPKELPPNQEDTKYQYLWNCKEYLDKVSRIILATDGDPPGQALAEELARRLGRERCWRVKWPKKNTDEHFKDANEVLMFSGPLALRDIIENAELYPIRGLFQFSDYFPEIDAYYNRTLGYEFGASTGWTALNEIYNVMPGELTLVTGVPNSGKSEWIDALLCNLNESVGWKFALCSMENNVRQHARKLLEKHMKKPFFDARYGESAERMSAEELEEGKQWLSDTFYLIRCEDDALPNIKWVLDLARAAVLRHGVRGLVIDPYNELDHQRPPNMTETEYVSQMLTLIKRFAQHHACHVWLVAHPRQLQNWTGQPPNLYDISGSAHFVNKCDNGIVIHRNRNPNAGPIDQVQVLVRKVRNKVAGTIGDAFLSYNRVTGEFMNVDKSTGSDNQGFKPLRR, translated from the exons atgcTTGCTTTTGCCATTCACAAACCTCACGTCAATTTGAACAAAAAGCTtgcttttttatcttcttttcacTACTACATGGGCTCTAAATTCTTGCTTAAACCCACAACTAGTACTATTCCTACTCCTTTGCCTCTGTTACCTTCTtcaaataaacaacaatatcGCACCTTTAAAAGATTGTCACctgttttttgttcttcaaaacCCACCTCTAAGTTTAACCGTTCTTTGCTTACTCAAACTAATGGCCTCCCTTTTTCTCCTCTTGCTGCCCCAG TTTATGGTTTGGACCCAGAAGTGAAGAAATCAAAGTTGGAGATTTTAAGGTTTAAATTAGCAGAGGTGGGGATTGAACTAGATCACTTTGCTCCTGGACAGTACAATGCCTTAACTTGTCCAATG TGCAAAGGTGGTGgttcaaaagagaaatccttttctcttttcatcAGTGCAGATGG GGGAAATGCATCCTGGAATTGCTTTCGAGCAAAATGTGGGTGGAATGGTGGAACAAAA CCCTTTGCAGGTAGCAAATCTACATATGGAACCTCACTCAAACTTTCCAAAGTTAAGGAGATAAGAGAAATCACAGAGCAGAGTCTGGAATTGGAACCGCTATGCGATGAG CTTGTTTGTTATTTCAAGGAGCGGTTAATATCAGCAGAGACACTGGCGAGAAATCAAGTTATGCAGAAAGGTTATGGCGACCGTGGCCAG GTTGCTATTGCTTTCACTTATCGGCGGAATGGAGTGCTTGTAAGCTGCAAGTATCGGGACATCAACAAGAGATTTTGGCAG GAAAAGGAtacaaaaaaagtattttacgGGCTAGATGATATAAAGGGAGCAGATGAAATCATCATT GTTGAAGGTGAAATGGACAAGCTTGCAATGGAAGAAGCTGGATTTCGTAATTGTGTGAGTGTCCCTGATGGTGCTCCTCCATCAGTTTCTCCAAAGGAATTACCACCTAATCAGGAG GACACAAAATATCAGTATCTCTGGAATTGCAAGGAGTACTTGGATAAG GTATCTCGCATAATACTTGCCACTGATGGAGATCCACCGGGTCAAGCATTGGCTGAAGAGCTGGCGCGCCGCCTTGGAAGGGAAAG ATGCTGGCGAGTCAAATGGCCAAAGAAAAATACAGATGAACATTTCAAGGATGCAAATGAG GTTCTCATGTTTTCGGGGCCACTTGCGCTGAgggatataattgaaaatgcTGAGCTATATCCTATACGTGGATTGTTCCAATTTAGCGATTACTTCCCTGAGATTGATGCATATTATAATCGCACTCTTGGGTATGAATTTGGTGCCTCAACTGGGTGGACAGCtctaaatgaaatatataat GTTATGCCAGGAGAGTTGACTTTGGTAACCGGGGTTCCCAATTCAGGCAAGAGTGAGTGGATCGATGCTCTATTATGCAATCTTAATGAAAGTGTTGGCTGGAAATTTGCACTTTGCTCCATGGAGAACAAT GTTCGGCAACATGCTAGGAAACTTTTGGAGAAACACATGAAGAAGCCCTTTTTTGATGCACG TTATGGAGAATCTGCTGAACGTATGAGTGCTGAGGAGTTAGAAGAAGGGAAGCAGTGGTTGAGCGATACTTTTTATCTCATAAG ATGTGAAGACGATGCGCTTCCAAATATAAAATGGGTTCTTGACCTTGCAAGAGCTGCAGTTCTGAGACATGGGGTCCGTGGACTAGTAATTGATCCTTACAATGAGCTCGATCATCAACGCCCTCCTAACAT GACAGAGACTGAGTATGTTAGTCAGATGCTTACACTGATCAAAAGGTTTGCTCAACATCATGCTTGTCATGTTTGGTTAGTGGCGCATCCGAGACAG TTGCAAAATTGGACCGGCCAGCCTCCTAATCTATATGATATCAGTGGCAGTGCACACTTTGTTAATAAATGCGACAACGGCATTGTCATTCATCGTAATAGGAATCCAAATGCTGGACCTATTGATCAAGTACAG GTTTTGGTCAGGAAGGTTAGAAATAAGGTAGCTGGAACCATAGGAGATGCCTTCCTGTCATATAACAG AGTAACTGGTGAATTCATGAATGTTGATAAATCTACTGGAAGCGACAATCAAGGCTTTAAACCACTTAGAAGATAG
- the LOC133687238 gene encoding tetrahydroberberine oxidase-like has translation MNSLSSSMFPFLFLFLFSFSWVASADRHEDFLQCLHYQNSNAISKVIYTPMNSSYSSVLQFSIRNGRFNTSATPKPLVIVTALNVAHIQAAITCSQKHGLQIRVRSGGHDYEGLSYVSVLPFVVIDLINMRTVTVDVGNKIAWVQAGATLGEVYYRIAEKSRTLAFPAGVCPTVGSGGHISGGGHGMMMRKYGLAADHIIDAKLIDVKGRILDRASMGEDLFWAIRGGGGNTFGVVVEWKLELVTVPPTVTVFNVTRTLEQNATKLVHQWQSAIGKFDEDLFSRIFLSRVNTSLEGKTTILAVYTSLFLGGVDRLLSMMQQSFPQLGLIKEDCIEMSWIESTVYFAQFPRNTSLDVLLDRSPGYTVSFKAKTDYVKEPLPEIALEGIWERLNQLDAEVAQLQFTAYGGKMDEISETSIPFPHRAGNLFQIHYGVFWGDQDSERSQIYTSWIRKLYSYMTPYVTKNPRQAYINYRDLDLGMNSLGNTSYKQARIWGTKYFKNNFDRLVHVKTKVDPANFFRNEQSIPPLTSW, from the coding sequence ATGAACTCTCTAAGCTCGTCAATGTTCCCATTCCTGTTTCTCTTTCTGTTTTCATTCTCATGGGTAGCTTCAGCTGATCGTCATGAGGATTTTCTTCAATGCCTTCATTATCAAAACTCTAACGCCATTTCTAAGGTCATTTACACCCCAATGAACTCCTCATATTCATCTGTCTTGCAGTTTTCTATACGAAACGGCAGGTTCAACACAAGTGCCACCCCGAAACCACTAGTTATTGTTACAGCTCTAAATGTAGCCCACATTCAAGCTGCCATTACTTGTTCCCAGAAACATGGCCTGCAAATTAGAGTCCGAAGTGGTGGCCATGACTATGAGGGCCTCTCTTATGTTTCTGTTCTACCCTTCGTGGTTATTGATCTGATCAATATGCGAACAGTTACAGTTGATGTAGGAAACAAAATTGCATGGGTTCAAGCTGGTGCTACACTAGGAGAAGTTTACTACAGAATCGCTGAGAAAAGTAGAACTCTTGCCTTCCCAGCAGGTGTTTGCCCAACTGTGGGATCCGGTGGGCACATCAGTGGAGGAGGACATGGGATGATGATGCGTAAATATGGCCTTGCTGCGGACCACATTATTGATGCCAAATTAATCGATGTTAAAGGTAGAATCCTTGACCGAGCATCGATGGGAGAAGATCTGTTTTGGGCCATTCGAGGAGGTGGAGGCAACACCTTTGGAGTTGTTGTTGAGTGGAAACTGGAATTGGTCACAGTTCCACCAACTGTGACAGTGTTCAATGTCACTAGAACTTTGGAACAAAATGCAACAAAACTGGTTCATCAGTGGCAGTCTGCAATAGGAAAGTTTGACGAAGATCTATTTTCCAGAATTTTCCTTTCGAGAGTTAACACTTCTCTGGAAGGTAAGACAACAATACTCGCTGTATACACTTCCTTGTTTCTTGGTGGAGTCGATAGACTCCTATCAATGATGCAACAGAGCTTTCCCCAGCTCGGTTTGATTAAAGAAGACTGCATCGAGATGAGTTGGATCGAGTCTACTGTCTACTTCGCGCAATTTCCACGCAATACATCCTTGGATGTTTTGCTTGATAGGAGTCCAGGATACACAGTATCTTTCAAGGCAAAAACAGACTATGTGAAAGAGCCTTTACCTGAAATCGCTTTGGAAGGAATATGGGAAAGGCTTAACCAACTGGATGCCGAAGTAGCTCAATTGCAATTCACAGCCTATGGGGGCAAAATGGACGAAATTTCCGAGACCAGCATTCCATTTCCACATAGAGCTGGAAATCTATTCCAAATTCATTATGGAGTCTTTTGGGGCGATCAAGACAGTGAGAGATCTCAAATATATACAAGCTGGATCAGAAAACTTTACAGCTATATGACTCCTTATGTTACAAAAAATCCACGACAAGCATATATCAATTATAGAGATCTTGATCTGGGAATGAACAGCCTAGGCAACACAAGTTACAAACAAGCAAGAATTTGGGGTACCAAATATTTCAAGAACAACTTTGACCGGTTGGTGCATGTGAAGACCAAAGTTGATCCGGCTAATTTCTTTAGAAATGAACAAAGCATCCCTCCTCTCACATCTTGGTGA
- the LOC133689305 gene encoding primase homolog protein: protein MATSALSLTNQLCRFSSEVHFLFINKNFSTPKSTRLISHVWSYSKTTRIPALHSANGCLKEAIEEGEGMVDSDKVRVLKQKIEVLGIKCDDSCFPGQYYRLLCPKCKGGKTMERSLSFNITQDVDVAMWRCFGTSCGWTGQAFADSRMPIAGVNKIFKVKSSKQVTPENVVLEPLGDKLIAYFSERMISEETLRRNAVMQMSGDKYIIAFTYRQNGAIVGCKYRTMEKRFWQEKDTRKWLYGLDDINEATEIIIVEGEIDKLSVEEAGFRNCVSVPGGAPQIVSVKDLPSIKKDRAYQYLWNSKEYLNKLSRIVLATDGDTSGRSLAEELARRLGKERCWVVRWPKKDDSRCFKDANEVLMCLGPAALKEVIQTAEKYEACQLHRLN from the exons ATGGCAACATCAGCTCTCAGTCTCACTAATCAGTTATGTCGCTTCTCTTCTGAAGTACACTTCTTGTTCATAAACAAGAATTTCTCAACACCAAAATCAACAAGATTAATTAGTCATGTTTGGTCTTACTCTAAAACTACCAGGATTCCAGCTTTACACTCAG cTAATGGTTGTTTAAAGGAGGCTATAGAAGAGGGGGAGGGTATGGTTGATAGTGATAAAGTAAGGGTGTTAAAGCAGAAAATAGAGGTTCTTGGGATTAAATGTGATGATTCTTGCTTTCCGGGACAGTACTATCGCTTGCTTTGTCCCAAG TGCAAAGGTGGCAAGACCATGGAGAGGAGCTTATCATTTAATATCACCCAAGATGT GGATGTTGCAATGTGGAGATGTTTCGGGACTAGTTGTGGATGGACAGGCCAG GCCTTTGCTGATAGCAGGATGCCAATCGCTGGAGTgaacaaaattttcaaagttAAGTCCTCCAAGCAAGTAACCCCAGAGAACGTAGTTTTGGAACCATTGGGTGACAAG cTGATTGCATACTTTAGTGAAAGAATGATTTCTGAGGAAACTCTGCGGAGAAATGCTGTTATGCAGATGTCCGGTGATAAG TATATTATTGCTTTTACATACAGACAAAATGGGGCGATTGTTGGTTGCAAATACCGAACCATGGAGAAAAGGTTTTGGCAG GAGAAGGACACAAGAAAATGGTTATATGGACTAGATGACATAAATGAAGCCACCgaaattattatt GTTGAAGGGGAAATAGATAAGCTTTCAGTGGAGGAAGCTGGCTTCCGTAATTGTGTTAGTGTTCCTGGCGGTGCGCCACAAATAGTTTCTGTGAAAGATTTACCATCCATAAAGAAG GACAGAGCGTATCAGTATCTATGGAACAGCAAAGAGTACTTGAATAAA CTATCTCGCATTGTCCTGGCAACTGATGGCGACACAAGTGGGCGATCGTTGGCTGAAGAGTTAGCACGCCGGCTGGGAAAAGAAAG ATGTTGGGTGGTACGTTGGCCGAAGAAAGATGACTCACGGTGCTTCAAAGATGCAAATGAG GTTCTGATGTGTTTGGGACCAGCTGCTTTGAAGGAAGTAATTCAAACCGCAGAAAAATATGAGGCTTGTCAGCTACATCGTCTGAATTAG
- the LOC133675586 gene encoding patellin-4 — MTVEVKVEETKVAEVVVVPQEEPEKVVVVEERKNDVNGDVEVKEVDAADNDGPKTVQKSSSYKEESNFLSDLKEFERKALSELKLKLEEAILGNSLFKKEGAKKKEKEVEKEREVEKPVEEEKEKEKETKEGEESGEQEGEKKEDVKPEGDNEKEKTVLECEEEKTEVVIEEKSEEIDRDISIWGVPLFPSKGSEGTDVVLLKFLRARDFKVNDALEMLKKTLQWRKESSIDSLLDEEIGVDLSSAFYMNGIDREGHPVCYNIYGVFENEELYAKAFGDEEKRKQFLRWRFQLMEKGIQKLDLRPGGIASLLQISDLKNSPSPSKKELRTAMSKAVTLLQDNYPEFVAKNIFINVPFWYYAFNALLSPFLAQRTKSKFVVVRPAKTTETLLKYVQAEEIPVQYGGFKRENDFEFSSEDGEVSELVIKAGSTETIEIPAAEVGATLLWDLTVVGWEVNYKEEFVPSDEASYTIIIQKGKKMSSNEEPTRNTFRNNEPGKVVLTIQNWSSKKKRVLYRYKTKKNASY; from the exons atGACTGTTGAGGTTAAGGTTGAAGAAACTAAGGTGGCTGAGGTTGTTGTGGTTCCTCAAGAAGAACCCGAGaaggttgttgttgttgaagagAGAAAGAATGATGTTAATGGAGATGTGGAGGTGAAGGAAGTGGACGCTGCTGATAATGATGGGCCTAAAACAGTTCAAAAGAGTTCTTCTTACAAGGAAGAAAGCAATTTTCTTTCTGATCTTAAGGAGTTTGAGAGGAAGGCCTTGAGTGAGCTGAAATTGAAACTGGAAGAGGCAATTCTTGGAAACAGTTTGTTCAAGAAAGAAGGGgcaaagaagaaggagaaggaggtGGAGAAGGAGAGGGAGGTGGAGAAGCCAgtggaagaagagaaagagaaggaaaaagaaaccaAGGAAGGAGAAGAGAGTGGGGAACAAGaaggtgaaaagaaagaagatgtgAAACCAGAAGGAGAtaatgagaaggaaaaaacagTCCTGGAATGTGAAGAAGAGAAAACTGAGGttgttattgaagaaaaaagtgaagaaattgacAGGGATATTTCCATTTGGGGAGTCCCTCTTTTTCCTAGCAAGGGATCAGAAGGAACTGATGTGGTCTTATTGAAGTTCTTAAGGGCTAGAGATTTCAAAGTTAACGATGCACTGGAGATGCTCAAGAAGACCCTTCAATGGAGGAAAGAATCCAGCATTGATTCACTCTTGGATGAAGAAATAGGAGTGGATCTAAGCTCGGCATTCTACATGAATGGCATCGATCGCGAAGGCCACCCTGTGTGTTACAACATCTATGGGGTGTTTGAGAATGAGGAGCTTTATGCAAAGGCATTTGGAGATGAAGAGAAGCGCAAGCAGTTCTTGAGATGGAGATTTCAATTAATGGAGAAAGGTATTCAAAAGCTTGATTTGAGGCCTGGTGGTATTGCTTCTTTGCTTCAAATCAGTGATCTCAAGAATTCTCCTTCCCCATCAAAGAAAGAGCTCAGGACTGCCATGAGCAAAGCTGTCACCCTTTTGCAGGACAATTATCCAGAATTTGTTGCAAAAAAT ATATTCATAAATGTTCCATTTTGGTATTATGCTTTCAACGCCCTGCTATCTCCTTTCTTGGCTCAAAGAACCAAGAGCAAATTTGTCGTTGTTCGCCCTGCCAAGACCACCGAGACATTGCTCAA GTATGTTCAGGCCGAGGAAATCCCTGTCCAATATGGTGGTTTCAAGAGGGAGAATGATTTCGAGTTCTCCAGCGAAGATGGTGAAGTTTCAGAACTTGTAATCAAAGCTGGATCAACTGAAACCATTGAGATCCCTGCAGCAGAG GTTGGAGCCACATTGCTTTGGGACCTGACAGTTGTGGGATGGGAAGTGAATTACAAGGAGGAATTTGTGCCAAGTGACGAGGCTTCCTACACCATCATCATCCAAAAGGGCAAGAAAATGAGCTCAAATGAAGAGCCAACTCGCAACACTTTCAGGAACAATGAACCTGGAAAGGTAGTTCTGACCATTCAGAATTGGTCAAGCAAGAAGAAGAGGGTCCTATACCGATACAAGACCAAGAAGAATGCTTCCTATTGA